A region of the Leishmania panamensis strain MHOM/PA/94/PSC-1 chromosome 10 sequence genome:
GGCAACAGCACGGCACTCGGTAACGGCGTTCGGCTGGTGCTCGAGGTCCGCAGAAGGCTTAGCAAGTGCCGCCATGTTCGTCTCGCACTTTGTGAGCTCCGCCGCAATCCATTCGCGAATGTGAGCGACCCGATCCTCCGCAGTTGAGCTAGAACTATTTTGAGATTCTTGTGCAGTGGAtgtgcacagcagcgcatcaaCCTCTGTCAGCTGCTGGGACAGGAAAATCTTCAGCGCGGAAAGTTCCCGGTGGTGGCACTCATTGTCGGCGTCTGACACTGCATTACCAAGACCCTTCTCCATCGCaaccagcgccgcctcgcaTGTTTCCTGTTTAGCATTGAGAACGTCGCGCTCGTGCATCCACTGGACAGCACGGCGACAAGCTTCTGCGTCACTCTTGAGTTGCCGCACCTTTTGCCGCAGCGAGCTCGCTGCTTCCTTGTGCTTTGAGCTGCTTTTCCTCCACTCCTTCAGAGCGGCGGCCTGCACACTTGCGCTCGAGAACGCATTGGCGCGGGGAGAGGCATGCATGAAGGATCCTCTTCTCCGCTAACGTCCTACGCGCAGGTAGACGTGACAGGGTGCAATAATAGACTGAAATGCGATTGCGCAAataggaggagggagagaaagtggTACGGGGAGGATAAGAGAAAGTTGTGATAGAGATCGGATACGCCACACATTTGTGCACTTCACCGCTCGCCTGATATGAGAGCCTACAGCACAACAGAAACGGTCTACAAACGAGCCTTGGTAGTCCATTTCACGGAAATTTCTGAGCTAGGATCTGAGAATCAGCCGAAAAAAAACTGAAAGCGGTGGGATACCGCCCCACACCCAGGTGAGAAAACAAAATGGAGCGAATGCGTTGTGGAGGGGATGCAGACGATTTAAAAAAGAGAATTGTGTCAGAAGATAGGCATGGCGCACTCCAATACATCTTCCCAACTCGTCCTAACAGGCAAGTCTCCCATTTCCGTGCAAGAGCGTACCAATTTGGTATCCCTCCGCTCGCGCCCACGATCCCTCTAGCCTGGGTAAAGCTATCAATGAGGATTGCTGCCTTGATGGTATCACCAGGTAACACTACGCACGAACAGGTAGACTTATGTGTCCCTCTTTTCCGTCACCCAAGGATCGCTGTCATGGCGGGTAATCAAGAGGGTATATTAGGGAAAACCCAAATGCTTACCATCACTTGATTCCTCGAGATCTGAAATGAGAAGAACATAATGGGGTAAAGAGAAGATGAGTGCTTGGAGAAGCATGCCATTGGAATGGCGGAGAGTGCCTTGACTCAGACCTCTCAGCACCCTAGTGTCTTTCGGCCCACTCTCCCTCGTTCCTTCTCGTTGAGGGTTgtcaaagaaaagaaaaggtaGAATGAAAACAGCGAAGGAAACAAGGCAAGGAGGCAAACTAAAGACACAAACAACAGGCAAAAACACTTACCGGTGCAATGAAGCGGAAAAGGAGGGTGTAGTTCGATGGTTACAGTAGACATGAAtgtgacgacgacggcgcacATTGGTGGGATTGCCTCGCTTGTAGTGATCGAGAGGGTAAGCACTAGACACTTCCGCCGACAGAGGCTGCGTGCCGACTAGTCTAGGCGTGGCTTTTGAGTGTGAAGTTGAACCTTCCcactgctggagaaggagtaGCTGCACCGTCCAGCAAGAATTCCACGACTTCGCTCTGCGACACCTTGCGGAGCTAGCTTTCGTATCTTTTCCCGCGCTGCTGAGGATGATTCGCAGATGTTACGAATGGCAAACTCGGCCCACTCTACCATGCCTGGATTCTCCTCGTCAATCTGAGTAGCGGAGAGGATGTTGAAGAGAAACGTGTCGCGCTCGACAAGCGCCGCGCTCACATCGACGTTGTTGTGAGTCAAATTGGCTATAAGGCGCATGCACTCGGTCTTGAAGCCCTCTGGAAAGTAGCACAACTCGTGATCACGTTCCATACTAAATACTTTCTCGAGATAGTCAAGGGCATTGAAATCTAGCATGTACTTCTGCAAATCTTTGCGAAGATAGTGGTGAGCAAGCaaaacagaggagaggacctcgagggagagaagagacaaaTGAGAGCCTCGCTCGATCCATGCAAGAGAGCCTTCCGCAAAATCCTCTACACTGCTGTTCCGCAGCACCTTAGGTGGCGTTGTGGACTGAGACGAAGCAAGCTGAGAGGTCGGCGAgtccgcccccccctcgcccttgcgccgccgccactccaGCAGCGTTTGATCGTACACCGCTCTTGCAGTACCTAAAGTCAAATCAACCATCCGCTGTAGCACATGCATTAGTTGCGTCATGGGATCAGGCTTCGTCTCGCCACTTTGGTAGGCGGCTTTCTCAGCAGCCTGTTCGTATTGGAACTTGAATGCCATATCACGCAGACTATCGAAGCTAGCCAGACAGATAGCGAGGACGTCATCGATCTTTGGCCCAATCTTTGTCAGTTCCGCCTGGTTCACATCGGCAATTCGACCACTTGAAGAGACAGCCATTGACGTTTTCACCTTCCTCTTATCGTTGTGCCTTATGCGCTTAAAAAGGGGTATGAAAGAGGTGGAAGCAAGAGCGGTGAAATGTTACACTATTACTGATCGGCAATACATACAAAGCACTAAAAGTACACCTTCACAGTGCTACAGGAAAGTCCCAACAAGTGGTGTTGCGGTGTAGTGCAATGCGCTGCAGATACACTGCATGGCGAGAATAGAGAGGGCAGGAATCAAGTAGGCCACGTTCAGGCATGACGATTAGGGGTGAAGGAGTGGTGaagcgaaaggaaaaggTAAACGCTGAGTGCCCTGCCGCAAGTCAGTGAGAGCCAACATCGTTGCAAGTTACCAGCACGATCAATAGAATCTGCCGAGCAGCGACCTAAGCTTGCCAGGCTAACCACAGGAGTTTGACCACCAGCAGACAATAACTCTCGCAATTCAGGTGCATAGGTGGCACGTTCAttaggcacacacacagcccaCTTaaccattttttttttcgattAAAGATGATGAATAAAAGTGTGGGATTCATCTGTCGATCACGCACAAGGAATTAACGGGTGTAAATTAGTGAaccacttcccccctttaGCACGAGCTAAGGAAATGAAAGCGCAGGTATCACCCAGCTCTTCTAGCGAGCTAACACTCATCGAAAGCGCGAGCCAACACCTCCAGGCTTCTGGAAAGAAGCCTCCTGAGGCGCGACGCTACCCCTTGAGTTGACCACCTCCTCAAGCTTCACACCTGAAGGATTTGCCTCTAGAAGGGCACGCCCAGGTCCATCGATGTAGTACTTGGGGTTCGGACAAGACGGTACCTCGCAGTATATCGGTGCACAAGCAACCCACTCCCCAGCAGCACGAAACTTGTGTCCGCATGGACACTGCCACTCTCGCTCCTCGAAGAGCTTGTTCGTGATCGCCTTTGCTTGGCTCCACGCTTCAGAAAACTTTGGCGGCGCCACTCCAGCGGAGGTGGTAAGAGCCTTTCTGGCACGAGAGCCGGCGCTTCGGCCAACTATCGTCTTCAACTTCTCTAGAAAGATCATTGCCTTTGTGTAAATTACTAATGAAGCTGAGATCAGGGATGCCGAGCACAACaaacacagaaaaagagaaagggtAAGCAAAGAACAGTTGAGAGGGCAACGAGATATCGTCAAAGAGAAGCCTCAAACGCTAAAGTAGCAAAACACTGTGCAGAGACCTATCTCATGCGGCCACGTCACCCCAACAAAAGCGTGGCAAAGAAAATCCAGATAGACCACACCCAATCatatttttttcttttccaaAGATATTGCGTTCCCTGAAGGCGCGGGGCGCCTCCGTGCGTAGTATCCAGGCTCCAGtacccactctgtgtggggaagccaagcagcccccctccccctgccagTGCGGGGCCACtcctggtggtgacagggcgaggcacctacgacgtgTCTAGGTCCGAGCGGCGTACCGccactgatgccggcggccaggtcgtgggtggcgctgcgccggagGGAACCTGCGACCGCGAACCCGTGTTGCGCCTGCGTGTGAGGGGcagagtgccagcgcgaCTGGAACGCACCACACCCGATCCTCGGTGCCTAGTGGTGTGGGGTGCCCGCGCCACCCCGAAGAGGATGCACCGGGTGGCGGCTGGCATGATGGGAGCGACTGTGAGGCGAGCTGCggagcggtggtgtgcaGAGCctgaggcaggggccgtgctcagatggctgagtcggcgcattgctgtaacgcgcgtctggtgctgcttcgcaccccgcggtgggtgtgtggcaggccgggtagagtgggagagggttGAGCTCATGTTGTATGGCAGGGAATGTACacgccaaaaaaaaatttTGATAGAAAGAAATATGCACCGTTGAGTAGTTGGCCAGGAAGGTGGGACCCAAGGACAAACATTTGAAATTAGTTGGCGTCTAAAAATTATTTTCCGGGTCCACCACGGTAGCCCtcagggaaaaaaaaggcaaacaCATCCAGCGTCTTTCGCCACGCCTGGCGAGCACTATGTATTGCTATTTGAATCATAGGGAGTTTGCTTTTTTTCGCTCCCTGTTTATACCCCTCTTGAAATACCTTGGGGTCTATGGCATAAGGATGGCGGCGCAGAATACCAGGCCGTTTCATTGCTTGCAGCACCATAATAGAGTTCGGTAAATTTAGCCTCGAATCTAAACCCGTCTCTCCGAGGCATAATGTGTATTCGAAGGAGACAGAGGacctaaaaaaaaaaatgcatAAGATGAAAGGAAATATGAGATGGGAGAATCTTTAattattttttttctatACTTAAGAGCTTAGAGAACGGTAAATGCAAGAGAACATTGTTgcatatttttttttgtactTCCTAAGTGAGCTACTAAGCGCCATTAATATGTCGATGTGCTAAAATACATGGACGAGGAGACTTGCACCAGCCACATCTAAGCCTTACTTGAAAGGcaatgagggagagagactcAACTCTTGCAGAAATGAAAACGAGAAGCGACAGAGCACAATGCATTTGGTTTTGCATTTAGGTATAGTTCTCTTGATACAAAATATCGGTATTGTCACTTATTTCTCACCTATTGCAGCCCCCAAAAGAGATAGAGAAATGCCATAAGAAAGTACTCAGTGAGTCTGAAACAGATGGGACGACACCAGATCAATGCCGTTGAATGAATTGGGAAAGTGACACCGACCCAAAATCTACGGAAGGGTATCTGTCGAGCACTTTTCTTCCGTTTGATGTCCATGTGACGTAGTAGAGCATCGGCACGTAAACAACTTCAAAACTTGACCGTAACCATGCCGATTGTGGCTCACGAATGTCGAGAACGTCAACGTTGATCGTGCGCCTTGTTTTCAGAGCATATAGAGTGTTGTAAACCTTTAAGCTGCTGACATCTAGTGAATCATAAAAAAGGAGGTAGTGACTTGAGTTGCCATCGGTAACGGCTTTTATGATGTCCTGTGTGGTGATACATGGCCGAAGAATTACGTCTGCATTTGCAACAAGAGcaataaaaaaaagagaaatgaAAATAGCTAGGGCTTGAATGGCTCGcattttcctttctttgATAAAGCGCGATCTGTTCGATAGATTCTTTTGTGGaagcacagagggaggggagagtaGGACGAGTGATACTGTCATACGAATGGGTCTAAGAGAACGAAAGAGCAGTGCAACTTTCTGATAAGAAGTTAATCCCAGTGACATCTGCAACTTTTGTTTAAAAGTCAGTACAGAAAAATGGGCGAACCTTTGGTGGGGAAAATTCGAAGAACAATAAAAGGTAGGGCTCCGCGCGtccaaaaaaagaaaacaagtatttttttttgttgaGAATCTTTGATGGTGATGATACAGAAGCAAATATGCTCGCGGGCAGAACGCTTTTCTATGAACGCGGCACAGTTGAGTGTCTTCATGAGGATTGCTCCATCCCCAAagcaaggaggaagaggttGCCAAATAAAACACAGAGATATCAAGCTACAGTGCACCTATGACTTATTCAGCGTACCAGGTTCACTGCGGAAAACATACAGCAAGTCGCTCGCTTCAGATTTTGAGCACTCATCGACGCTATGAGCGAAAaacgcgcacacaggcatTTCTGCTTTAGCAACGACTtccttgccgctgcgcacgtcCAAGAGC
Encoded here:
- a CDS encoding hypothetical protein (TriTrypDB/GeneDB-style sysID: LpmP.10.1140), with the translated sequence MAVSSSGRIADVNQAELTKIGPKIDDVLAICLASFDSLRDMAFKFQYEQAAEKAAYQSGETKPDPMTQLMHVLQRMVDLTLGTARAVYDQTLLEWRRRKGEGGADSPTSQLASSQSTTPPKVLRNSSVEDFAEGSLAWIERGSHLSLLSLEVLSSVLLAHHYLRKDLQKYMLDFNALDYLEKVFSMERDHELCYFPEGFKTECMRLIANLTHNNVDVSAALVERDTFLFNILSATQIDEENPGMVEWAEFAIRNICESSSAAREKIRKLAPQGVAERSRGILAGRCSYSFSSSGKVQLHTQKPRLD
- a CDS encoding hypothetical protein (TriTrypDB/GeneDB-style sysID: LpmP.10.1150) gives rise to the protein MIFLEKLKTIVGRSAGSRARKALTTSAGVAPPKFSEAWSQAKAITNKLFEEREWQCPCGHKFRAAGEWVACAPIYCEVPSCPNPKYYIDGPGRALLEANPSGVKLEEVVNSRGSVAPQEASFQKPGGVGSRFR